Within the Streptomyces sp. R41 genome, the region ACCAGGGTGCGGCCCGCGAGGGCGGTGGTGTGCGGGCGCAGGAGCTCGGTCACGTCGTCGTACGTCGTGAGGCAGACGAGGGTGAGGGGGCCGGCCGTGATGGCCTCGGCGGGGGTCTCGGCCGGGGCGGCACCCTGGGCGGTGAGGGGGCCCGTCTTGGACGGTGTGCGGTTCCAGACCGTCGTGGGGTGGCCCGCCTTCAGGAAGGCGGTGGCCAGGGCCGTGCCCATGAGGCCGAGGCCGAGGACGCTGACCGGGGGCTTGGCGTGTTCGTCGGGTGGTGTCGTCATGCCGACCATGCTGGTCGGACCCCCAACTCCCGACAAGTACCCACTAATTGGTCAGCTGCTGACCATCTGGTAAGTGATCCTCAGCAGCCCTCGGGCGCTCTCAGTAGGCCAGCGCGTCGTCCAGGCTCTGCTGCCAGTACGTCACCGTGAGCTTGTCGTCGACGTACACGCCCTTCGCGGGGAGCGCCGGCCGCGCGCTGCTGCCCTTGTCGAAGGCGACCGTGAGGGTCTTGGCCGTGTAACCGTTCCCGCCGCTGCCGTCCCCGGCGGACAGGAGTACGCCCGCGTAGCCGGACTCGCCGGGAGCGAGCGTGACGACCGCCTGGGGGTGGGTCTCCTCGGCGACCGGGGGGACCGCTTGAGCCTCGCCGAAGCGGGCGATGGGGTAGCCGGTGAGGTCGCAGTTCTTCGAGCCGGTGTTGGTGACGGTGAGGAGGAGGTGGTTGAGGGGGCGGGTGACTTCGGTCGCGGTGGTCTTGGTGTTGGCGCCGTTGCAGGGGGTGTTGCGGGTGCCGCCGCCGTTCGACGTGCCGGTGGATCCGCCGGTCGTGCCTCCGGTGCTCTTGCCCGTGGATCCGGTCGTGGAGCCGCCCGTCGTGCCGCCGGTGTTCCCGGCCGGCTTCGCCGTCGAGCCCCCGGCGGGCGCCGACCCGCTCGGCTGCGTGGACGGCTTGGACGCGGAGGACGGGCCCTCGTCCCGTACGCCCTTCCCGTTGTCGCACGCCGAGAGGGCGAGCGCGGCGAGCGCGACCGTCGTGGCGGCGAGGAGACGAGTGCGGGCGGTGCGTGCGGACATGGGTGATCCCCCTGTGTGGCGTGGCTGGTTGGAGCGGCCGCTCGACCGGTCGAGGGGAGCGGCGTGCTTGGATGACCCCAGCTTGTGGGGTGATCCGTCCCGGCCGCCACGGTTGCCGGGGTATTCGGGACGCCGGAACGTTCGCATGGGGTCTGACCTGGGGGAATGGCGTCCCCCTGGAACGCGGCCCGGGACGCGGGGGATGGAGGAACGGTGGCGGGGGTCGAGTTCGCGGAGCTGCTGCGGGAGCTGAAGGAGCGGTCCGGACTCAGTTACGGGGTGCTCGGCAAGCGGCTGCATGTGAGTGCGTCGACGCTTCATCGGTACGTCAACGGGGATGCCGTACCGACGGATTACGCGCCCGTGGAGCGGTTCGCCCGGCTGTGCAAGGCGACTCCGGAGGAGCTGGTGGAGCTTCACCGGAGGTGGGTGCGGGCCGATCTGCTGCGGGGGCGGAAGGGGGTGGAGATCCCGGCGGCGGGTGTGGTTCCCCCGGGGGATCCTGTGCCGGATGCCGTACCGGAGGTGGAGCTGGAAGCCGTACCGGAGGTGGAGCCGGAAGCCGTCCGTGGTGGCGTGCGTCGGCGGCGTACCGTCGCCCTCGCGGGTGCCGCCGTGGCTGCCGCTGTCGTGTCCGCGGTGCTCGTCGTGAACCTCCTGCCCGGCAAGAGCGACGACCAGGGCAAGGACGCCCCAGGCAAGGGAGGGACCGTGGCTGTCGCTGTGCCGCCTGCCGATGGCACACCCGATGAAACCGCCACGTCCGACGCTAGGCACGCGTCCCCCTCGGCGTCCGCCTCGCGCCGTGGCAGCCCGACGGCGTCCGCCTCCCGGAGCGCCGCGGCGACGGCCCAGGAGTCCGTCGCCGTCACCGCGCCCGCCGTCGCCACCAACGCGTACAGGTACGAAGACCCCTGCAGCCAGCACTATTTGGTGAACCGGAAGCCCGCTCAGGTGCCCCCGCCGCCGAGCGAGCAGGACGCGCGCGGGTGGGTCGGCGCGCTCGGCGGGGTCGCGGGCAAGGACCAGTTCCTCGCGCTGACCGTGCAGGGGACGGGGAAGGCGACCGTCGTCCTGGAGGCGCTGCATGTGCGGGTGGTGCAGAAGGGGGCGCCGCTCGCGTGGAACGACTACGCGATGGGCGTG harbors:
- a CDS encoding DUF4232 domain-containing protein; translation: MSARTARTRLLAATTVALAALALSACDNGKGVRDEGPSSASKPSTQPSGSAPAGGSTAKPAGNTGGTTGGSTTGSTGKSTGGTTGGSTGTSNGGGTRNTPCNGANTKTTATEVTRPLNHLLLTVTNTGSKNCDLTGYPIARFGEAQAVPPVAEETHPQAVVTLAPGESGYAGVLLSAGDGSGGNGYTAKTLTVAFDKGSSARPALPAKGVYVDDKLTVTYWQQSLDDALAY
- a CDS encoding helix-turn-helix domain-containing protein yields the protein MASPWNAARDAGDGGTVAGVEFAELLRELKERSGLSYGVLGKRLHVSASTLHRYVNGDAVPTDYAPVERFARLCKATPEELVELHRRWVRADLLRGRKGVEIPAAGVVPPGDPVPDAVPEVELEAVPEVEPEAVRGGVRRRRTVALAGAAVAAAVVSAVLVVNLLPGKSDDQGKDAPGKGGTVAVAVPPADGTPDETATSDARHASPSASASRRGSPTASASRSAAATAQESVAVTAPAVATNAYRYEDPCSQHYLVNRKPAQVPPPPSEQDARGWVGALGGVAGKDQFLALTVQGTGKATVVLEALHVRVVQKGAPLAWNDYAMGVGCGGGVSTKSFDVDLDAGRPDVSPKHGQRDFPYKVSESDPEVFYVSAHARAHDVSWYLELDWSSGNRHGTVRIDDEGKAFRTSGNAGRPAYDYPLGGSEWETAPAD